The genomic DNA CGATTCATCAGAAACTGCTGCTCGTTGTCCGCGGCAATGCTGAGGAGCCCTTGCTTGAGCAGCAGTCCGATGTTCGGATGCATGTGGAGGGTCAGCATGGAGCTGCCCAGGGTCACGGACGATATGATCACGCCCAGCCAGCCCAGAATTATGACGTTGTACTTGAGATTCTGGCACTGCACGTACGATATGCCACTGGCACATGCAACACTGCCCTGCTGAGATTTATCATTACGGCCCATGATTAGATAATGATTCTGTGCTACTCGTTCCCAAtcgtcagtgtgtgtgtgtgtgtatatgaatttttgctgtttgctgtgtgtgttaacAATAGAACAAACTGCGATGAACTGAATAGAGAGGAACTTTTGAcagacagaagagagagagagacccgaaacagcaaaggcaaaggcctGCTGGGAGAACTATTCGTACGAGCTGTATACGGCACTCGTAGTATATGTTTTATTATGCTAATCTTGAATTAGAAAGTTACTTCataaatggatggatggcttcCCTCCACCTCTGGGTCAGTGGTTCGCCTTTGTCTGGCGGAGGTTTAACCCAAAAACGCTGAAGCGCTGGAACGCTGAAGCACTGAAACGCACCTACAGCCACCAGAGGTGTTCCCATTCCGAGAGATGCGGCGAGATGCCAGCTGCCAGTTGTGGCAATTATGTcgcataaaataattataacaGACCTGGAGCACATTTCCTGCGCCGCTGGCATCAGCATCATTTCGTAATAATTAGTAGAAGCTGAAGAAGATGAACAGCAGAGCATCCCCATTCACAAGCCAAGTCGAGACAAACCAGAACCAAGAGCAGACCTGTTGCTGCGGAAGCATCGGCGCCCAGTTCGAGTTTGGCCAGCGGCGCGTGCGGTTGTGGCGGCGGCTCCTTCAGTCCCATCGACATCTACAGATCATCTAGAGAACCCAGAAGCCAGCCCAGCTAGCGGACAAGTTTGTCGGAAAATGTGTGAATCGTGCGGGGAGCATCAGTAAAAGGAAAACTGCAACGAAAACTGTGCCATGTAGCCAAGAGAATTGGCACACTTCCCATTACGATGATTGTTATATCAAAATCCATTAGCCATCCACAGTGCGTGTCCGTGCCGTACAGCCGGACAGGTGCCCCATTTAGCGGGTGACCCCATAACTCGTATCTCGTTCTCGTATCAAGGACAAACATCCACAACTCTCGGCCGTGAGTCATCCGCAAGACAAGCCCATAGCCATACCCATAACCAGAGACATCATCAAGTaaaagtggagcagcagcagcagcagcattaacaGCAGTCGTAAGAAATCTAAGTAGAAGAAAGAGCAGAAGACACCGACCGCAGCTACTTACATTAAAGTGAATAAGATATTGTCATGCTTTCGTTGGCACCCATCGCAGCTCATGTCAGGGGAGATTTAACAGTCCGCAAATTGTGCTAAATGCCTCAGCGCCCAGCAATAATCAACTACTCAACCGAAAAGTGAACAGTGAAGAGTGAATACGAGTGACAAGTGGCTGagaacaatgaaaatgaatctgctgctgtggctcttagtgctgctcctgctctcctgCCACATCAGCCGCGGCCAGGCCAGTGAGTAAGTGCAAGAGTCCCCCCAACTTCATACTGATCCTGATCTCGTTCAGATATCCTCAACACGTTGCTGGGCGTACCCGCGGAGTGTGTGCACCAGAGCGGTATCTGGCCGTGCAAGCTGAGCTtctcctgctggctgcaggGCGGCAAGCACGCCAagggctgtggcagcaacaagtggctcttcagctgctgcatcGCCGCCGATCCCCAGCATCCGCATCTCCCACAGTCACAGCTGCCGCATCCGCAGTCTTCTCTGGCGAATCTCATCGATTATGGCAAACTCAAGATGAGTCTGCAAAGCCTGCCCAAGCGCATCATGTTGCGGCGTCGCGACGACAATGAGCTGCTCAGCGTTCAGGTAAGTCGTGTGGACACAAAAGCAATGGATTCATTCAGCTAGCCTCCAATCCATTGCAGCCCGAGTGTGGGGTGCCACGAACGGCTCAGAACACGCTGCAGAAACGCATCATCGGCGGTCGTCCGGCACAGTTCGCCGAGTATCCGTGGCAGGCGCACATCCGCATTGCCGAGTACCAGTGCGGCGGAGTGCTCATCTCGGCGAACATGGTGGCCACGGCCGCCCATTGCATACAGCAGGCGCAGCTGCCGGACATTACCGTCTATCTCGGGGAGCTGGACACCCAGGATCTGGGCCACATACACGAGCCGCTGCCAGTGCAGAAGCACAGCGTCATGCAAAAGATCATCCATCCGCGCTTCAACTTTCGCATGACGCAGCCAGACCGCTATGACCTGGCCCTGCTGAAGCTGGCCCATCCCACGGCCTTCAGCGAGCACATCCTGCCCATTTGCCTGCCCCAGTATCCCATCCGGCTGATAGGACGCAAAGGCCTCATCGCGGGCTGGGGCA from Drosophila subobscura isolate 14011-0131.10 chromosome E, UCBerk_Dsub_1.0, whole genome shotgun sequence includes the following:
- the LOC117891671 gene encoding serine proteinase stubble, with protein sequence MKMNLLLWLLVLLLLSCHISRGQANILNTLLGVPAECVHQSGIWPCKLSFSCWLQGGKHAKGCGSNKWLFSCCIAADPQHPHLPQSQLPHPQSSLANLIDYGKLKMSLQSLPKRIMLRRRDDNELLSVQPECGVPRTAQNTLQKRIIGGRPAQFAEYPWQAHIRIAEYQCGGVLISANMVATAAHCIQQAQLPDITVYLGELDTQDLGHIHEPLPVQKHSVMQKIIHPRFNFRMTQPDRYDLALLKLAHPTAFSEHILPICLPQYPIRLIGRKGLIAGWGKTEAHLGHAGTNMLQVASVPIITTFDCIRWHESKQISVEIKAEMFCAGHSDGHMDACLGDSGGPLVVKDRGRFVLVGITSAGFGCGVDHQPGIYHNVQKTVRWIQEVVTRNEL